The Opitutus sp. ER46 sequence CACCGGCGGCGACGATCGCCGGTTGGGCGCGTCGCCTGCGTGCCGGCATCCGGCAGCCCGTGACGTGTGCCGACGACTACAACTTCTGGAACAAGGAGGCCTCGCGGGTCGTGGCCGCTGAGCTCGATTTCATCACCTTCCACGCCTACGCGCTCTGGAACGGCCGGCGGCTGGACGAGGCGATGGCCTGGACCGCGGCGCAGTACGATGCGTGCGTGGCCTTCCACCGCGGCGTGCCCGTGATCATCGGCGAGACCGGGTGGGCGACGGAGCACAACGCCAGCCGTACCGGCCCGGGCGGCGAGGGGACCCTGATGAAGGCGGAGGTGTCCGTCGCGGCGCAGGCCGAGTATCTGCGCCAGCATTGGCGCTGGGTGGCGGAGCGGCGCGTGCCCACGTTCCTGTTCGAGGCCTTCGACGAGTCGTGGAAGGGCGGCGGCGCGGCGACCCCGCCCAGCATGGCGGAGAAGCACTGGGGCGTGTTCGACACCCAGCGCCGGCCCAAGGCCTCGTTTGCCGCGATCATCCGCGAGTTCTATACGCCGGCGCCGCCGGCTCCCGCCGGTGCGGCGCGGTGACGCGGCGTGCGGGTGTTTATTCGCCTAGACGAGGGTGGGCCCCCTCGTAACTTCGCCGGTCATGGCTTCATTCACCCCCCGCGACCCGGATACCGCCGCTTTGCTTTCCCGCCGTGACGCCGTGAAGACCCTCGGTCTCGGCGCGCTGTTCAGTCTCGGGCTCTGGCCCGGCGCCCTGCGTGCCGCGGGCACGCCGCCGCCCGCCGGCAAGTTCACGTTCATCGCGATCAACGACACGCACTACCTATCCCCGGAGTGTGGCCCGTGGCTGGAGAAAGTGACGGGGCTCATCGCGCCGGAGAAGCCGGACTTCGTCCTCCACATCGGCGACGTGTGCGACAAGGGCCTGAAGGCGCAGCACCTCGCGGTGCGCGACATCTTCGCCCGGCTGCAGGTGCCGATGTATCCGGTCATCGGGAACCACGACTGGACGACGCAGACGGATCGCAGCGCGTACGAGGAAGTCTTCCCAAATCGCATCAATTACACGTTCGAGCACGCCGGCTGGCAGTTCGTCGGGCTCGATTCGTCGGAGGGCTTGCGCTGGCACGACACGAAGATCGGCGACGCCACCTTCGCCTGGCTCGATGCGAACCTGCCGAAGCTCGACCGCCAGCGGCCGCTGGTGCTGTTCACGCATTTCCCGCTGATCGACGGCCCGTCGCTGCGACCGATCACCGACAAGACCAATGCCCGCATGCAGCCGGCCAACGCCAACGCGCTGCTGGAGCGGTTCCGCGACTTCAACCTGCAGGCTGTCTTCAACGGCCACTTCCACGGCTACAAGGAGGCAACCTTTGGCGCGGCGACGATCACCACGAACCGCTGCTGCGCCCTGAAGCGCTTCAATTTCGACGGGACGAAGGAGAAGGGCTTCTTCGTCTGCACCGCCGCCGACGGCCGCGTGACGCGCCGGTTCGTGGAAGTGAAAGCTGAAGGAAGCGAAGGCTGAAAGCTGAAGGCCGAAGGCTGAAGCGAATCGGACGCGCCGGCGCGTCGTGAAACTCCGACCTTTGGGTATGTGCGGAGCCGGCGGTCGAGCATTGTGGCCTCGAGCGCCTCGGTCGCGTCGACGACGAGGGTACGAGGGCAGTAATTATAACTGCCCGAGATTCGGACGGTTACGGGATAATGTCCGGATACTTGGAATAATGTCCGGATACTCTCGGGAATAATGTCCGGATACTTCCGGCCGCGATGGGATCCTCCACGGCGGCCGGGAGGCTCGGTGACTAGGGATTTTGCTGCACGCGGTAGCGGAGCCAAACGACGTCGCCGGGACGCTTCTGGACGGACAGGAGTTTCAGCGTGGTGCCGAGCTTGTCCTCGCGGCCGACGGGCAGGTCAAAGACGGTCGGGCTGCAGCGGTCGCCATCGATCTGGGCGCAGAGCAGCAGGCTGATTTCGTCGACGAGGCCGGCGGCGAGGACCGAGCCGTTGATGCCGCCGCCACCTTCGAGTGCCAGTTTGCGGATGCCGAAGATGCGGTGCAGGCGCTCGAGCGCGGCGCCGAAGTCGACCTCCTTCTTGCCTGCGACCAGGTACGAGATCGACTTGGCGCGCAGGTCGGCGAGGTAGCCGGACGGTGCCTGCTGTGTCGTGATCACCACGAAACGGTCCCCACGCATGACGTTGTTGTCCCAGCGAATCCGGCCCGCGGGGTCGACGGCAACGGCGTAGACGACCTTCTCGCCTTTGCGGCGCAATTGCTCCGGCGCGATGAAGTCAACCGGCGGCACCTTGGCGGCGCGGCCGAACTTCGCGTCCCGGGGCTGTTCCATGAAGTCGCCTTGAAAGGTCTTCCGGCCGCACATCCAGGCGTCGACCCGGTGCAGCGCATGCACGGCTTCGTACTGTTTCTCGGCGGCGGGCGTGAGCGCCCAGCGCTCTGTGACGATCCGGCCGTCGATCGATCCCATCATGTGACAGACAACGTGAGGACGTTTCATGCGGGGACGGTAGCGGAAACGCGGCGGGGCGCAAAGCCGGTACGTGGCCCCGGCCGGGGCCACGTACCGGAGTGAAAGTGAGAGTGAAAGTGAAAGTGAGAGTGGGACGGAGTGAGGGTGAAAGTGGGACGGAGCTTGGGGGTGGAGCGACGGAAGGAGAGGGAGCGAGGACAGCGAATGGGCAGCCCGTGCGGGCGGAAGCGGGGGCGCCGACCACGGGGAAGAGACTCGACGCGCGGCGCGCGGCTCGGAAGGCTGGCGGCGAGTTCTGTCCTGCGATCGGTTCACCCCTGCTTCCTCCCATGCGCACGTCACACCTCCTCGGCTCCTTGTTCCTGCTGCTCGTCGCGACGCTCGCCGCCGCCAAACCCCCGGCGGATCTGCAGGCCAAGGTGGACGCGTTCGCGGCCGGCGGGCCGGGCGGCGTGGCGGTCGCCTGGATTGATCGCGATGGCGTCACGTTCGCCACCGCCGGGCAGTTCGCGGCGGATGACGCGCGGCCGATCACGCCCGACACCGTGTTCGAGATCGGATCGGTGACGAAGGTTTTCACCGCGATCCTGCTCGCCGAGAGTGAGCGGCAGGGGAAGGTGTCTCGCCAGGATCCGGCGGCGAAGTACCTGCTGCCGCCCGACGATGCGGCGCAGGCGGCGCTGGCAAAGATCACGCTGCTCTCGCTCACGACGCACACCTCCGGCTTGCCGCGCCTGTCCAGCAACTTCACGACCGGGCACACCGCCGACCCCTACGCGGGCTACGATCGGGCGGCGCTCGTCGAAGCGTTGCGACGCGACGGTCCCGGCGCGCCAGCCGGGGCCAAGCTCGCGTATTCGAATTTCGGTGTCGCCGTGCTCGGCGAGGCGCTGGCGGCGGCCTGGGGGCAGCCCTATGCGCAGGTGCTGCGGGCGCAGGTGCTGGAGCCGATGGGACTGAAGACGACCACGCTGGGCCTGGCGGGAGAACCGGCGCCGACGGATTTCGCGCCGCCGCATGAGCACGGTCGCCGCGGGGCGCCCTGGACGTTTGAGGCGTATGCACCGGCGGGAGCCCTGCGCAGCACCGCGCGAGACCTCGCGGCCTTTGTCGCCGCCTGTGCCGGACTCGCCGAGACGCCGCTGCGCGCGGCGATCGACGCGACGCTCGTGCCGCAGCGGGTCAACGCCGACTCCGGGGAGAAAATTGGGCTGGGCTGGTTCGTGGTCCCGGCGGAGGGACGCACGGTGTTTAGTCACGGGGGCCGGACGGGTGGCACGCAGGCGTTCGTCGCCTTCGAGCGCCCGGCGGGCCGGGGCGTGGTGTTGCTCTCGACGCGCGGTCAGGACCCCGCAGGGTGGGTGCTTCCGCTGCTGGACGTGAAACGGCCCGGCGCCGCGCCGAGCGCGCTCCAGGACGCGGAGAGCTATGTCGGCCGGTATCCGCTCACGCCCCAGTTCGCCATCGACATCACGGCCGCTCATGGCGCGCTCTTGGCGCAGGCGACGGGCCAGGGGAAGCTCGCGTTGCGCGAGTCGAAGCCCGACCGCTTCTCCGTGGTCGACGTGCCGGCGGAAATTTCCTTTGAACGCGACGCCGCGGGCAAGGTTGTCGCGCTCGTGTTGCATCAGAACGGGCTCGACCAGCGCGGCGCGCGGCAGGCGCTCCCGGCGGCTCCGCGTGAGATCACGCTCCGGGCCGAGGTCCTGCGGGAGTACGCGGGGGCGTATCCGCTCGCACCAACATTTGTCCTGACCGTCACCGAGGAGCAGGGCGCGCTGTTCGTGCAGGCGACGGGCCAGCCGAAGTTCCCGGTGTTCGCCACGGCGAAAGACGAGTTTTTCTACAAGGTCGTCGACGCGCGGCTCTCGTTCCAGCGCGACGCGACGGGCAAAGTCAGCGGCATCGTCCTGCACCAGGGTGGCCGCGATCTCCCGGGCCCGCGCCAGGCGCGCTGAGCCGCGGGGCCGGCCGGAATGTGGTTGTCGCGCCGCGGGCGCTGCGTCGAACTGCGGCCAGCCATGAAAATCACCTCGGCAGCCTTCGAGCTGAGTGCTCCCTCGCTGGACAAATGTCCGACCCGTCCGCTGCCCGAGTTCGCCCTGATCGGCCGCTCGAACGTCGGCAAGTCCTCCCTGATCAACTCGCTGACCCAGCGACGCGAACTGGCGCGGACCTCGAATACGCCCGGCAAGACCCAGTTGTTGAACTTCTACGTGATCAACAACGCGTGGCGGCTCGTCGACCTGCCGGGTTACGGGTACGCGAAGGTGAGCCGCGACCAGCGGGCCGACTTCA is a genomic window containing:
- a CDS encoding glycosyl hydrolase family 17 protein, whose amino-acid sequence is MTTVPSCAGAPVAPVSAVRVPLLRSLLLLVTCAAAWAAAPAASAPAGDVGGSLPSGRRPLQLELNGRWIGNAVSFSPYRDGQEPDGRAPSAAEIAADLRLVSRYWNLIRMYDASPVTEQTLRIIHEERLPIRLLLGAWLVNEDTPAAKAKNEAQIANAIRLANQYPDEVIAVSAGNEAGVEWSAHHAPAATIAGWARRLRAGIRQPVTCADDYNFWNKEASRVVAAELDFITFHAYALWNGRRLDEAMAWTAAQYDACVAFHRGVPVIIGETGWATEHNASRTGPGGEGTLMKAEVSVAAQAEYLRQHWRWVAERRVPTFLFEAFDESWKGGGAATPPSMAEKHWGVFDTQRRPKASFAAIIREFYTPAPPAPAGAAR
- a CDS encoding metallophosphoesterase; translation: MASFTPRDPDTAALLSRRDAVKTLGLGALFSLGLWPGALRAAGTPPPAGKFTFIAINDTHYLSPECGPWLEKVTGLIAPEKPDFVLHIGDVCDKGLKAQHLAVRDIFARLQVPMYPVIGNHDWTTQTDRSAYEEVFPNRINYTFEHAGWQFVGLDSSEGLRWHDTKIGDATFAWLDANLPKLDRQRPLVLFTHFPLIDGPSLRPITDKTNARMQPANANALLERFRDFNLQAVFNGHFHGYKEATFGAATITTNRCCALKRFNFDGTKEKGFFVCTAADGRVTRRFVEVKAEGSEG
- a CDS encoding RibD family protein, producing the protein MKRPHVVCHMMGSIDGRIVTERWALTPAAEKQYEAVHALHRVDAWMCGRKTFQGDFMEQPRDAKFGRAAKVPPVDFIAPEQLRRKGEKVVYAVAVDPAGRIRWDNNVMRGDRFVVITTQQAPSGYLADLRAKSISYLVAGKKEVDFGAALERLHRIFGIRKLALEGGGGINGSVLAAGLVDEISLLLCAQIDGDRCSPTVFDLPVGREDKLGTTLKLLSVQKRPGDVVWLRYRVQQNP
- a CDS encoding serine hydrolase codes for the protein MRTSHLLGSLFLLLVATLAAAKPPADLQAKVDAFAAGGPGGVAVAWIDRDGVTFATAGQFAADDARPITPDTVFEIGSVTKVFTAILLAESERQGKVSRQDPAAKYLLPPDDAAQAALAKITLLSLTTHTSGLPRLSSNFTTGHTADPYAGYDRAALVEALRRDGPGAPAGAKLAYSNFGVAVLGEALAAAWGQPYAQVLRAQVLEPMGLKTTTLGLAGEPAPTDFAPPHEHGRRGAPWTFEAYAPAGALRSTARDLAAFVAACAGLAETPLRAAIDATLVPQRVNADSGEKIGLGWFVVPAEGRTVFSHGGRTGGTQAFVAFERPAGRGVVLLSTRGQDPAGWVLPLLDVKRPGAAPSALQDAESYVGRYPLTPQFAIDITAAHGALLAQATGQGKLALRESKPDRFSVVDVPAEISFERDAAGKVVALVLHQNGLDQRGARQALPAAPREITLRAEVLREYAGAYPLAPTFVLTVTEEQGALFVQATGQPKFPVFATAKDEFFYKVVDARLSFQRDATGKVSGIVLHQGGRDLPGPRQAR